A genomic stretch from Deinococcus radiotolerans includes:
- a CDS encoding GNAT family N-acetyltransferase — protein MTTTSVAVQHRDHTALTEEFAHALVAHLNRLRAESHPDDPPADPANIWGQMQHLPPILELDFWTVEEDGQIVAHARTQLFTVGDNQHLAELELMVSPAARGRGLGRTLLGHAAQAMQVRGRTLLMAQTNDRVPAGDVFARRAGFQPGLSNHVNRLLLSDVPEGLLDAWTTRPDDGYTLEVWTDGVPDADLDAYAELLNVMNSAPRDDLDVEDHRTTPEEVRSMETLARAGGRTSVVAVVRAPDGTLVGLTDVSWRPAQPRIVAQGNTGVRPEHRGHSLGRWLKAANVQATQRLNPHAREIRTQNADSNGPMLKINTELGFRPFMASTIWQGDTTEVLKQLQKELT, from the coding sequence ATGACCACAACTTCCGTCGCCGTCCAGCACCGGGACCACACCGCCCTGACCGAGGAGTTCGCGCACGCCCTGGTGGCGCACCTGAACCGCCTGCGAGCCGAGTCTCACCCGGACGATCCGCCCGCCGACCCGGCGAACATCTGGGGGCAGATGCAGCACCTCCCGCCCATCCTGGAACTGGACTTCTGGACGGTGGAGGAGGACGGGCAGATCGTGGCGCACGCCCGCACGCAGCTGTTCACGGTCGGGGACAACCAGCATCTGGCCGAGCTGGAGCTCATGGTCTCCCCTGCCGCGCGTGGGCGCGGGCTTGGCCGGACGCTGCTGGGGCACGCGGCGCAGGCCATGCAGGTGCGCGGGCGGACGCTGCTGATGGCACAGACGAACGACCGCGTCCCCGCCGGGGACGTATTTGCACGCCGCGCCGGGTTTCAGCCGGGCCTGAGCAACCACGTGAACCGCCTGCTGCTGTCCGACGTGCCCGAGGGCCTGCTGGACGCCTGGACGACCCGCCCGGACGACGGGTACACCCTGGAGGTCTGGACGGACGGCGTGCCGGACGCCGACCTGGACGCCTACGCGGAGCTGCTGAACGTCATGAACAGCGCCCCGCGTGACGACCTGGACGTCGAGGACCACCGCACCACGCCGGAAGAGGTGCGCTCCATGGAGACCCTGGCCCGCGCCGGGGGCCGCACGTCAGTGGTCGCGGTGGTGCGCGCCCCGGACGGCACGCTGGTCGGCCTGACGGACGTGTCGTGGCGGCCCGCGCAGCCGCGCATCGTCGCGCAGGGCAATACGGGCGTGCGGCCGGAACACCGGGGCCACAGCCTGGGCCGCTGGCTAAAGGCCGCGAACGTGCAGGCCACGCAGCGCCTGAATCCCCACGCCCGCGAGATCCGCACGCAGAACGCGGACAGCAACGGCCCCATGCTGAAAATCAACACGGAACTCGGCTTCCGCCCGTTCATGGCGTCCACCATCTGGCAGGGCGACACGACCGAGGTGCTGAAGCAACTGCAAAAGGAACTGACATGA
- a CDS encoding phosphoglycerate kinase, with the protein MQNLSQLDVQGKRVLVRVDYNVPVKDGVVQDDTRVTASLPTVNALLDAGARNVILMSHFGRPKNGPEEKYSLKPVAPVLEKVLGRPVTFIAGTADSDETLTAVQALPEGAVALLENVRFSAGEEKNDSGLNGRLARLGDAFVLDAFGSAHRAHSSVSGVAAQLPHAAGTLLQTEVDALGKLLSGAERPYVVIIGGAKVSDKIKVIENLLPRVDKLLIGGGMAYTFIKSQGGKIGESIHEDDQLDLAARLLREYGDKIMLPVDVIAADAFSADANTQVVASNAIPDGWQGLDAGPETVKLYSEALKDAKTVFWNGPLGVFEFEKFAGGTNAVAAAVGSLKNQAYTVVGGGDSVSAINKSGKADQIDHISTGGGASLELLEGKALPGVEAMK; encoded by the coding sequence ATGCAGAACCTCAGTCAGCTGGATGTGCAGGGTAAGCGCGTGCTGGTGCGCGTGGATTACAACGTTCCCGTCAAGGACGGCGTGGTGCAGGACGACACGCGCGTCACCGCCAGCCTCCCCACCGTGAACGCGCTGCTGGACGCGGGCGCGCGCAACGTGATCCTGATGAGCCACTTCGGCCGCCCGAAAAATGGCCCCGAGGAGAAGTACTCGCTGAAGCCGGTGGCGCCCGTGCTGGAGAAGGTGCTGGGCCGCCCCGTGACGTTCATCGCCGGGACCGCCGACAGCGACGAGACCCTGACCGCCGTGCAGGCACTGCCCGAGGGTGCGGTGGCGCTGCTGGAGAACGTACGCTTCAGCGCCGGTGAGGAGAAGAACGACAGTGGCCTGAACGGCAGGCTGGCCCGCCTGGGCGACGCGTTCGTGCTGGACGCCTTCGGCAGTGCCCACCGCGCGCACAGCAGCGTGAGCGGCGTGGCGGCGCAGCTGCCCCACGCGGCGGGCACGCTGCTCCAGACTGAGGTGGACGCGCTGGGCAAGCTGCTCAGCGGCGCCGAACGGCCCTACGTGGTGATCATCGGCGGCGCGAAGGTCAGCGACAAGATCAAGGTCATCGAGAACCTGCTGCCCCGCGTGGACAAACTACTGATCGGCGGCGGCATGGCGTACACGTTCATCAAGTCGCAGGGCGGGAAGATCGGCGAGAGCATCCACGAGGACGACCAGCTCGACCTCGCCGCGCGGCTGCTGCGCGAGTACGGCGACAAGATCATGCTGCCCGTCGACGTGATCGCCGCGGACGCCTTCAGCGCGGACGCGAACACCCAGGTGGTCGCCAGCAATGCCATCCCCGACGGCTGGCAGGGCCTCGACGCGGGCCCCGAGACGGTCAAGCTGTACAGCGAGGCCCTGAAAGACGCGAAGACCGTGTTCTGGAACGGCCCGCTGGGTGTGTTCGAGTTCGAGAAGTTCGCGGGCGGCACGAACGCCGTCGCGGCCGCCGTGGGCAGCCTGAAGAACCAGGCGTACACCGTCGTGGGCGGCGGGGATTCCGTCAGCGCGATCAACAAGAGCGGCAAGGCCGACCAGATCGACCACATCAGCACCGGCGGCGGCGCCAGCCTGGAACTGCTCGAAGGCAAGGCGCTGCCCGGCGTCGAGGCGATGAAGTAA
- the gap gene encoding type I glyceraldehyde-3-phosphate dehydrogenase, with translation MKVGINGFGRIGRLVFRVLEARGVEVVAINDLTDNKTLATLLKYDSTAGKFDGTVEYDDTSLTVNGKKIHALAERDPANIKWGEMGVDIVIESTGIFTSRDGAGKHIQGGAKKVIITAPAKGEDISVVLGVNEQDYDPAQHNIISNASCTTNSLGAPMKLIDEAFGIEKAIMTTVHSYTNDQRVLDLPHSDLRRARAAAVNIIPTSTGAAKAVSQVYPALKGKFDGTSLRVPTPTGSISDVVVILKRDVTVEEVNDVFRKAAEGSHKGIIAYTEDPIVLSDIVGDPHSAIIDGGLTMAMGSLVKFFSWYDNEWGYSNRIADLVQLVQQKG, from the coding sequence ATGAAAGTAGGGATTAACGGCTTCGGCCGCATCGGCCGTCTGGTGTTCCGTGTTCTGGAAGCTCGCGGCGTTGAAGTGGTCGCCATCAATGACCTGACCGACAACAAGACGCTCGCCACCCTCCTGAAGTACGACAGCACCGCCGGCAAGTTCGACGGCACCGTCGAGTACGACGACACCAGCCTCACCGTGAACGGCAAGAAGATCCACGCGCTGGCCGAACGCGACCCCGCCAACATCAAGTGGGGCGAGATGGGCGTGGACATCGTCATCGAATCCACCGGCATCTTCACCAGCCGTGACGGCGCGGGCAAGCACATCCAGGGCGGCGCGAAAAAGGTCATCATCACCGCGCCCGCCAAGGGCGAGGACATCAGCGTCGTGCTGGGCGTCAACGAGCAGGACTACGACCCCGCGCAGCACAACATCATCAGCAACGCCAGCTGCACCACCAACAGCCTCGGCGCGCCCATGAAGCTCATCGATGAGGCCTTCGGCATCGAGAAGGCCATCATGACCACCGTTCACTCCTACACGAACGACCAGCGCGTGCTGGACCTGCCGCACAGCGACCTGCGCCGCGCCCGCGCCGCCGCCGTGAACATCATCCCCACCAGCACCGGCGCCGCCAAGGCCGTGTCGCAGGTGTACCCCGCGCTGAAGGGCAAGTTCGACGGCACCAGCCTGCGCGTGCCCACCCCCACGGGCAGCATCAGCGACGTCGTCGTGATCCTCAAGCGTGACGTGACCGTCGAGGAAGTCAACGATGTGTTCCGCAAGGCCGCCGAGGGCAGCCACAAGGGCATCATCGCGTACACCGAAGATCCCATCGTGCTCTCGGACATCGTGGGCGATCCCCACAGCGCCATCATCGACGGCGGCCTGACCATGGCGATGGGCAGCCTCGTGAAGTTCTTCAGCTGGTACGACAACGAGTGGGGCTACAGCAACCGCATCGCCGACCTCGTGCAGCTGGTTCAGCAGAAAGGCTGA
- a CDS encoding YceI family protein, with protein sequence MTRAAFAAGLLSLAGLAGAAPYRSTDGSATFTHTVRFIPVRGSISGVTASVDLDPANLAATTGSVTVPVVNLKTGIGLRDTHAKGAEALNTAKFPNATFKLEKLTGGKLVEGQTLSTTASGTLTVKGTAKSISVPVKATLQGGKVNVSAQFKFNPFDFDVRYPGSSDSVTVDVAFVLAGS encoded by the coding sequence ATGACACGAGCAGCGTTCGCAGCGGGACTTCTGAGCTTGGCTGGGCTGGCCGGGGCCGCGCCGTACCGGTCCACGGACGGCTCGGCGACCTTCACGCACACGGTGCGCTTCATCCCGGTGCGAGGCAGCATCTCGGGCGTAACCGCCAGCGTGGATTTGGATCCGGCGAACCTGGCGGCCACGACGGGCAGCGTCACCGTTCCGGTGGTGAACCTGAAGACCGGGATCGGTCTGCGCGACACGCATGCCAAGGGCGCGGAGGCGCTAAACACCGCGAAATTCCCGAATGCGACCTTCAAGCTGGAGAAACTGACGGGCGGGAAGCTGGTCGAGGGTCAGACGCTGTCCACCACGGCGTCCGGGACCCTGACCGTGAAGGGCACCGCGAAGAGCATCAGCGTGCCCGTCAAGGCGACGTTGCAGGGCGGGAAGGTGAACGTGAGCGCGCAGTTCAAGTTCAATCCGTTTGATTTCGACGTGCGTTACCCGGGCAGTAGCGATTCCGTGACGGTGGACGTGGCGTTCGTGCTGGCCGGGTCCTGA
- a CDS encoding aspartate kinase, translated as MNDDLLVMKFGGTNMQDSRAIRHSASLAARSIREGVKVVVVVSAMAGITNQLLKLADAAQSGDIAAANDEIALMRTRHFTAAQELGAAPDSGTVREIREMHETLRQAVYGVYLLRELTPRSRDLIVAFGERLSAPLMSLALEQDGLRAHHLSGGEAGILTDSHFGNAKPMPNTYERVKDRLSGLLSAGVTPVVAGFMGETEKGAITTLGRGGTDFSATIIGKALGADEVWAWKDVDGVMSADPRVVKDARNIEVLSYGEVMELAYFGAKVLHPLAVTPLQESGIPLRVKSAADPDFPGTLVQAQPRDEAGHPVKAVTAIRNVSIINVSGAGVLGIPEVIASVFDAIARENVTLLMVSQSSSMSNVSLAVQTVDAERTVNALRAGVSLELRVEEQPGVAVLAIVGSGMRGQRGVSARMFTALADQDVNVLMISQGSSELNVSVAVEGTHVDAATLAVHRAFDLGTPTPA; from the coding sequence ATGAATGACGACCTTCTCGTGATGAAGTTCGGCGGGACGAACATGCAGGACTCGCGCGCCATCCGCCACAGCGCCTCCCTGGCCGCCCGGTCCATCCGCGAGGGCGTGAAGGTGGTCGTCGTGGTGTCCGCCATGGCCGGCATCACGAACCAGCTGCTGAAACTCGCGGACGCCGCCCAGTCCGGCGATATCGCCGCTGCCAACGACGAGATCGCGCTGATGCGCACGCGGCACTTCACGGCCGCGCAGGAACTCGGCGCGGCGCCCGACAGCGGCACCGTCCGCGAGATCCGCGAGATGCACGAGACGCTCCGGCAGGCGGTGTACGGCGTGTACCTGCTGCGCGAACTCACGCCCCGCAGCCGCGACCTGATCGTGGCGTTTGGTGAACGCCTCAGCGCGCCCCTTATGAGCCTGGCGCTCGAACAGGACGGTCTGCGCGCCCACCACCTCTCGGGCGGCGAGGCCGGCATCCTCACCGACAGTCACTTCGGGAACGCCAAGCCCATGCCGAACACCTACGAGCGCGTCAAGGACCGCCTCAGCGGTCTGCTGTCTGCCGGGGTCACGCCAGTCGTGGCGGGCTTCATGGGCGAGACGGAGAAGGGCGCCATCACGACCCTGGGACGCGGCGGCACGGACTTCAGCGCGACGATCATCGGCAAGGCCCTCGGCGCAGACGAGGTGTGGGCGTGGAAGGACGTGGACGGCGTCATGAGTGCCGACCCGCGGGTCGTGAAGGACGCCCGCAACATCGAGGTCCTGTCGTACGGGGAGGTGATGGAACTCGCGTACTTCGGCGCGAAGGTCCTCCACCCCCTGGCCGTCACGCCCTTACAGGAGAGCGGCATTCCCCTGCGCGTGAAGAGCGCGGCCGATCCGGACTTCCCCGGGACACTCGTGCAGGCCCAGCCGCGCGATGAGGCCGGGCACCCCGTGAAGGCCGTGACCGCCATCCGCAACGTCAGCATCATCAATGTGAGCGGCGCGGGCGTGCTGGGTATCCCCGAAGTGATCGCCAGCGTGTTCGACGCAATCGCCCGCGAGAACGTCACGCTGCTGATGGTCTCGCAGTCGTCCAGCATGAGCAACGTGTCACTGGCCGTGCAGACGGTGGACGCGGAACGTACCGTGAACGCCCTGCGCGCCGGCGTGAGCTTGGAACTGCGGGTCGAGGAACAGCCGGGCGTGGCGGTCCTGGCCATCGTGGGCAGCGGCATGCGCGGCCAGCGGGGCGTGTCCGCGCGGATGTTCACCGCGCTGGCTGATCAGGACGTGAACGTGCTGATGATCTCCCAGGGCAGCAGCGAACTGAACGTCTCCGTGGCCGTTGAGGGCACGCACGTGGACGCCGCCACGCTGGCCGTGCACCGCGCCTTCGACCTGGGCACCCCCACGCCGGCCTGA